From a region of the Lactuca sativa cultivar Salinas chromosome 4, Lsat_Salinas_v11, whole genome shotgun sequence genome:
- the LOC111877125 gene encoding pleiotropic drug resistance protein 1, with amino-acid sequence MDGSDIYKAVNSIRLGSLRAGSTRVPSLRSGSTSVWRNSGMDVFSKSSREDDDEEALKWASLEKLPTFDRLKKGLLFGSTGPSNEVDIDNLGVEDRKHLLDRLVKTADEDNENFLLKLRARLDRVGIDLPTIEVRYEHVTVEADVNTGSRALPSFINFHIDFFEGLLARFNLLPNSKKHITILDDVSGCIKSSRMTLLLGPPSSGKTTLLLALAGTLDKSLKSSGKVTYNGHELHEFVPERTSAYISQNDVHIGEMTVRETLAFSARCQGVGSRYEMLAELSRRERDANIKPDPDIDVFMKAAATEGQEASVVTDYTLKLLGLDICADTMVGDQMIRGISGGQKKRVTTGEMIVGPNKVLLMDEISTGLDSSTTYQIVNSLKQFLHILEGTAVISLLQPAPETYDLFDDIILLTDGKIVYQGPRENVLEFFESMGFKCPTRKGVADFLQEVTSKKDQQQYWMRRDEPYRFVTAKEFAEAYQSFHVGRKLGDALATPYDKSKSHPAALTNEKYGLNRKELLKACTDREILLMKRNSFVYIFKLFQLTFMSLVTLTVFFRTEMHRNTLEDGGLYTGALFFGVVMIMFNGMSEISMTIAKLPVFYKQRDFLFYPSWAYALPSWVIKIPVSFLEAAVWTILTYYVVGFDPNISRFFKQYVILLLVNQMSSGLFRFIGALGRNMIVANTFGSFALLLVFALGGFVLSRDDVKKWWVWGYWSSPMMYAMNGIVVNEFLGHGWRTPLNGTTLGKMVITGRGFYAEAYWYWIAVVALIGFVLVFNIMFGLSLALLKPFGKTQGNASGDDDEAAVELLTLKKDGDEGTQIKKKGMILPFEPHSITFDDVKYSVDMPQEMKDQGVGEDRLLLLKGVSGAFRPGVLTALMGVSGAGKTTLMDVLAGRKTGGYIEGDVKISGYPKKQETFARISGYCEQNDIHSPHVTVYESLLYSAWLRLATDVDEHKRKQFVDEVMDLVELNPLKDALVGLPGVNGLSTEQRKRLTIAVELVANPSIIFMDEPTSGLDARAAAIVMRAVRNTVDTGRTVVCTIHQPSIDIFEAFDELFLMKRGGQELYVGPVGRHSCDIIEYFEAIDGVSKIKDGYNPATWMLEVSTSAQELTLGVDFTEIYRNSDLYKRNKALIAELGVPRSGTQDLYYPTQYSQSFIIQCVACLWKQRLSYWRNPPYTAVRFVFTTFIGIMFGTMFWDLGGKMDTQQDLVNAMGSMYAAVLFLGVQNASSVQPVVDVERTVFYRERAAGMYSALPYAFAQVLVEIPYVFSQTMVYSVIVYAMIGFEWTAAKFFWYAFFQFSCLLYMTFYGMMTVAITPNANIAAIIAASFYGIFNLFSGFIIPRPSIPVWWRWYYWGNPLAWTIYGMVASQFGDYETRLSNGETVKAYLDRFFGFKHDFLGVIAGVHIGLILFFAFIFAYCIRAFNFQKR; translated from the exons ATGGATGGAAGTGACATATACAAAGCGGTTAATAGTATAAGGTTAGGGAGTTTAAGAGCAGGGAGTACACGAGTACCAAGTTTAAGATCTGGAAGTACTTCAGTATGGAGGAATTCCGGCATGGATGTTTTCTCGAAATCTTCCCGCGAAGACGACGATGAAGAAGCTCTTAAATGGGCTTCTCTTGAAAAGCTACCAACTTTCGATCGTTTAAAGAAAGGTTTACTTTTTGGATCAACTGGACCATCTAACGAAGTTGATATCGACAATCTTGGAGTAGAAGATCGAAAGCATTTACTCGATAGGCTTGTCAAAACTGCCGATGAAGATAATGAGAACTTCTTGTTGAAGCTCAGGGCCAGACTCGACAG AGTTGGGATTGATTTGCCGACAATCGAAGTTAGATATGAACATGTCACTGTCGAAGCAGATGTTAACACTGGTAGTCGAGCTTTACCTAGTTTCATCAACTTCCACATTGACTTTTTCGAG GGGTTATTGGCTAGATTCAATCTACTTCCGAATTCAAAGAAACATATAACCATTCTCGATGATGTTAGTGGTTGCATTAAATCTAGCAG AATGACATTACTTTTGGGTCCACCGAGTTCTGGGAAGACGACCCTCTTGCTAGCTTTGGCTGGGACACTCGACAAATCGCTTAAG AGTTCTGGTAAGGTGACTTACAATGGGCACGAGTTGCATGAATTTGTACCCGAAAGAACTTCAGCTTACATCAGTCAAAATGATGTCCACATCGGAGAAATGACTGTGAGAGAAACATTAGCTTTTTCAGCAAGATGCCAAGGAGTTGGTTCACGTTATG AGATGTTGGCTGAATTGTCAAGAAGAGAGCGAGATGCAAACATAAAACCTGATCCCGATATTGATGTCTTCATGAAG GCTGCTGCGACTGAAGGTCAAGAAGCTAGTGTAGTAACCGATTATACTCTCAAGCTATTGGGATTGGACATCTGTGCAGATACCATGGTAGGGGATCAAATGATCAGGGGTATATCCGGTGGACAAAAGAAACGTGTAACAACTG GTGAAATGATTGTTGGACCAAATAAGGTTCTTCTCATGGACGAAATTTCAACAGGGCTTGATAGTTCCACTACTTACCAAATCGTGAATTCACTTAAACAATTTCTTCACATTCTAGAAGGAACAGCCGTCATTTCACTTCTTCAACCCGCACCAGAAACATACGACTTGTTTGATGACATCATACTTTTGACTGATGGCAAGATTGTATACCAAGGTCCACGTGAAAACGTTCTTGAATTTTTCGAATCAATGGGTTTCAAATGCCCAACAAGAAAAGGTGTCGCTGACTTCTTACAAGAA GTTACATCGAAGAAAGATCAACAACAGTATTGGATGCGAAGAGATGAACCTTATAGATTTGTAACAGCTAAGGAATTTGCAGAGGCGTATCAATCGTTTCATGTTGGAAGGAAATTGGGAGATGCTTTGGCGACTCCGTATGATAAAAGTAAAAGTCATCCTGCTGCTCTTACGAATGAAAAATATGGTTTGAACAGGAAGGAGCTTTTGAAAGCTTGCACAGATAGAGAAATCTTGTTGATGAAAAGAAACTCTTTTGTCTATATCTTCAAATTGTTCCAA CTTACATTCATGTCATTAGTGACTTTGACTGTGTTTTTCCGAACTGAGATGCATAGAAATACTCTAGAAGATGGAGGATTGTATACTGGTGCTCTGTTTTTTGGTGTGGTTATGATTATGTTTAATGGGATGTCTGAAATTTCAATGACAATTGCAAAACTTCCTGTGTTCTACAAGCAACGGGATTTCCTGTTTTACCCCTCGTGGGCTTATGCTCTTCCTTCTTGGGTCATCAAGATTCCCGTTTCATTTCTTGAAGCTGCTGTTTGGACAATTCTCACTTATTATGTCGTGGGGTTCGATCCTAACATCTCAAG ATTCTTCAAACAGTATGTGATACTACTACTTGTTAACCAAATGTCTTCTGGATTATTTCGGTTCATTGGGGCTCTTGGAAGAAACATGATTGTTGCAAACACGTTTGGTTCATTTGCACTTCTGTTAGTCTTTGCTTTGGGTGGTTTTGTCCTTTCACGAG ATGATGTGAAGAAATGGTGGGTATGGGGGTATTGGTCATCTCCTATGATGTATGCAATGAACGGAATTGTAGTGAACGAGTTTTTAGGACATGGTTGGAGAACA CCTTTGAATGGGACAACACTAGGGAAAATGGTTATCACGGGTAGAGGGTTTTATGCAGAAGCTTACTGGTATTGGATTGCAGTTGTAGCCTTGATTGGATTTGTTCTTGTTTTCAACATCATGTTCGGTTTATCTCTAGCCTTGCTCAAAC CTTTTGGAAAAACTCAAGGTAATGCATCAGGTGATGATGATGAAGCAGCTGTAGAGTTATTAACTTTGAAGAAGGATGGAGATGAGGGCACTCAAATCAAGAAGAAAGGAATGATCCTTCCATTCGAACCACATTCAATTACCTTCGATGATGTCAAATACTCAGTCGATATGCCACAG GAAATGAAAGATCAAGGGGTGGGTGAAGACAGACTACTGCTACTCAAGGGTGTCAGTGGAGCTTTCAGGCCTGGTGTTCTCACAGCTCTAATGGGAGTCAGTGGGGCTGGAAAAACCACTCTTATGGATGTTCTTGCTGGCCGGAAAACTGGTGGCTACATCGAGGGAGACGTCAAAATTTCCGGGTATCCAAAAAAACAAGAAACATTCGCGCGTATTTCTGGATATTGTGAACAAAACGACATCCATTCACCTCATGTTACTGTTTACGAGTCTTTGCTATACTCAGCCTGGCTCAGGTTAGCCACAGATGTTGATGAACACAAGAGAAAG CAATTTGTAGATGAAGTGATGGACCTTGTGGAATTGAATCCATTGAAGGATGCGTTAGTTGGATTGCCAGGTGTCAATGGTTTGTCAACTGAGCAACGAAAGAGGTTAACAATAGCGGTTGAGTTAGTGGCTAACCCGTCTATAATATTCATGGATGAGCCAACTTCTGGTCTTGATGCGAGAGCTGCCGCCATTGTTATGAGAGCTGTAAGGAACACCGTCGACACAGGAAGAACAGTTGTTTGCACTATTCATCAACCAAGTATCGACATTTTTGAAGCTTTTGATGAG CTGTTCTTGATGAAAAGAGGAGGACAAGAGCTGTATGTGGGCCCCGTGGGTCGCCATTCTTGCGATATAATCGAGTACTTTGAG GCTATTGATGGCGTAAGTAAGATAAAAGACGGATATAACCCTGCTACCTGGATGTTGGAAGTTAGTACTTCAGCTCAAGAACTTACACTCGGAGTTGATTTCACTGAAATCTACAGGAATTCCGATCTTTACAA GAGAAACAAAGCCCTAATTGCCGAATTAGGTGTTCCACGTTCAGGGACACAAGATCTATACTACCCAACTCAATATTCGCAATCTTTCATCATCCAATGTGTTGCTTGTTTATGGAAACAACGTTTGTCTTACTGGAGAAACCCTCCTTACACAGCAGTACGTTTTGTCTTCACCACCTTCATCGGGATCATGTTCGGAACCATGTTCTGGGATCTCGGTGGTAAAAT GGATACTCAACAAGATCTAGTGAACGCGATGGGTTCTATGTATGCTGCGGTTCTCTTCTTGGGAGTCCAAAACGCATCATCGGTGCAACCCGTTGTGGATGTTGAACGGACCGTCTTTTATAGAGAAAGAGCTGCAGGGATGTATTCTGCTTTGCCTTATGCATTTGCACAG GTTCTTGTGGAAATCCCGTATGTTTTCTCGCAAACTATGGTATACAGTGTCATAGTGTATGCTATGATTGGATTCGAATGGACAGCTGCCAAATTCTTTTGGTATGCGTTCTTCcaattctcttgtttactctacATGACCTTCTATGGTATGATGACTGTCGCCATCACTCCTAACGCCAACATCGCCGCCATCATTGCCGCCTCGTTTTACGGGATATTCAATCTCTTTTCTGGATTCATCATTCCACGACCC AGTATTCCTGTCTGGTGGAGATGGTATTACTGGGGAAATCCATTGGCATGGACTATTTATGGTATGGTTGCTTCGCAGTTTGGGGACTATGAAACTAGACTTTCGAATGGTGAAACTGTTAAAGCTTACTTGGATAGGTTTTTTGGCTTCAAACATGATTTTCTTGGTGTTATTGCTGGGGTGCACATTGGATTAATTTTGTTCTTCGCGTTCATCTTTGCTTATTGCATTCGAGCATTCAATTTCCAGAAGAGATAG